One Saccharopolyspora erythraea NRRL 2338 genomic region harbors:
- a CDS encoding 1,4-dihydroxy-2-naphthoyl-CoA synthase, whose product MQNPRVSELFDPVVWEPVDGFDFTDITYHRCVEDGPGKGTVRIAFDRPEVRNAFRPHTVDELYRALDHARMTSDVGCVLLTGNGPSPKDGGWAFCSGGDQRIRGRSGYQYADGETSDTVDPARAGRLHILEVQRLIRFMPKIVIAVVPGWAAGGGHSLHVVCDLTLASAEHARFKQTDADVGSFDGGFGSAYLARQVGQKFAREIFFLGRPYTAEQAFRMGMVNEAVPHEELEATALQWAREINGKSPTAQRMLKYAFNAIDDGLVGQQLFAGETTRLAYMTDEAVEGRDAFLQKRDPDWSSFPWYY is encoded by the coding sequence GTGCAGAATCCGCGTGTCTCTGAGCTGTTCGATCCGGTCGTGTGGGAGCCCGTGGACGGCTTCGACTTCACCGACATCACCTACCACCGCTGCGTCGAGGACGGACCTGGGAAAGGCACCGTACGCATCGCCTTCGACCGCCCGGAAGTCCGCAACGCGTTCCGCCCGCACACCGTCGACGAGCTCTACCGCGCGCTGGACCACGCGCGGATGACCAGCGACGTCGGCTGCGTGCTGCTGACCGGCAACGGACCGTCGCCCAAGGACGGCGGCTGGGCGTTCTGCTCCGGCGGTGACCAGCGCATCCGCGGCCGTTCGGGCTACCAGTACGCCGACGGTGAGACTTCCGACACCGTCGATCCGGCGCGGGCGGGGCGGCTGCACATCCTCGAGGTGCAGCGGCTGATCCGGTTCATGCCCAAGATCGTCATCGCGGTGGTGCCGGGGTGGGCGGCCGGTGGCGGGCACAGCCTGCACGTGGTGTGCGATCTCACGCTGGCCAGCGCCGAGCACGCCCGGTTCAAGCAGACCGACGCCGACGTCGGCAGCTTCGACGGCGGGTTCGGGTCGGCGTACCTGGCCCGCCAGGTGGGGCAGAAGTTCGCGCGGGAGATCTTCTTCCTCGGCCGCCCCTACACCGCAGAACAGGCTTTCCGGATGGGCATGGTCAACGAGGCCGTGCCGCACGAGGAGCTGGAGGCGACCGCCCTGCAGTGGGCCCGCGAGATCAACGGCAAGTCGCCGACCGCCCAGCGGATGCTCAAGTACGCGTTCAACGCCATCGACGACGGCCTGGTCGGCCAGCAGCTCTTCGCGGGCGAGACGACCCGGCTGGCCTACATGACCGACGAAGCCGTGGAGGGCCGCGACGCCTTCCTGCAGAAGCGCGACCCCGACTGGTCGTCCTTCCCCTGGTACTACTGA